In a genomic window of Shouchella clausii:
- a CDS encoding BglG family transcription antiterminator → MRRKHAEIFQEIVRHKSYVPVKSLSETFQVSARTIRYALEEIDDYLRDHHQPLLKRNRKKGVYYDCDQEVIHKLLGSDTLHFLDAADREAFLVFAFFYAKEKVTVPSICEHLQVSKSTVDKDIQRLRTELLADNLRLDSLPKEGFAVVGSEFAKRRWLFRFLKRACRNRGLDMLKQSEAATFFEEYCCKLVEATALEQTLAWIRSIEQKKNGRFTYETHLEIGLYALLALKRIKMGYLLTEKAIIPEQLDKQAFALAQTYDFQKPLSDPNTEIYVLSLFLSTAKEEQFLFKMEGNWGQIQVAVMDFVHSITKQTGLPFINDQEYFSNIYAHIQTMARRLKNELPIENPIADVIVKQYPDLFAACRLAGNELERTLQLTIPIDEIAYLTMHTCVASERLKRQTLVYRTVIICGHGITNARLIEESLYTRFSSIEVLGTLSRYEVDVIQKLQVDFVLTTLPLSIKGVPCLQVSPFFKDEDTALIQTTIAQIAKSKQKQRQKHTATNEDFFRSIVEIAKANSKSFMLKPFMEELTSLFKKHQLPIYEGVIQPLLAELMSEDHIELNVRAANWQEAIYAAAKPLERSGAITKNYAEAMIASVQEYGPYIVLAPGVAIAHARPEDGVNELSVSFIQLAEPIPFGNPDNDPVFLVICLAASDSFSHLKAFRSIVKLINDEQRLDAIKAATSKQTLTKIVLNEEGEKAYVDGP, encoded by the coding sequence ATGAGACGCAAACATGCAGAAATCTTCCAAGAAATTGTTAGGCATAAAAGCTATGTGCCCGTTAAATCGCTTTCCGAAACATTCCAAGTCTCTGCGCGGACGATCCGTTATGCCCTTGAGGAAATCGATGATTATTTAAGGGATCATCACCAGCCTCTGCTGAAACGGAATCGGAAAAAAGGCGTTTATTATGACTGCGATCAAGAAGTGATACACAAGCTTCTTGGCTCTGACACACTCCACTTTCTTGATGCCGCAGACCGCGAAGCTTTTCTTGTCTTTGCTTTCTTTTACGCTAAAGAGAAAGTGACGGTCCCTTCGATTTGCGAGCACTTGCAAGTGAGTAAAAGCACAGTAGACAAAGACATTCAGCGGCTGCGGACGGAGCTGCTGGCCGACAATTTGCGATTAGACAGCTTGCCTAAAGAAGGATTCGCCGTCGTCGGCTCAGAGTTTGCGAAGCGGCGCTGGCTTTTCCGGTTTTTGAAACGGGCCTGCCGTAATAGAGGCTTGGACATGTTGAAACAAAGCGAAGCAGCCACATTTTTTGAAGAGTATTGCTGTAAATTGGTGGAAGCCACTGCGTTGGAACAGACATTGGCATGGATTCGTTCAATAGAACAGAAAAAGAATGGCCGTTTTACGTACGAAACCCATTTAGAAATTGGTTTGTATGCATTGCTAGCGCTAAAGCGTATCAAAATGGGCTACTTATTGACGGAAAAGGCAATAATTCCAGAACAACTGGACAAACAAGCATTCGCTCTTGCCCAAACATATGATTTTCAAAAACCATTATCCGATCCAAACACCGAAATTTACGTCTTATCGTTGTTTCTTTCAACCGCTAAAGAGGAGCAATTCTTATTCAAAATGGAAGGGAATTGGGGTCAGATCCAAGTCGCTGTCATGGACTTTGTGCACTCTATCACAAAACAGACAGGACTACCGTTTATAAATGACCAAGAATATTTTTCAAACATTTACGCCCATATCCAGACAATGGCAAGACGGCTGAAAAACGAACTGCCTATTGAAAACCCAATTGCCGACGTCATTGTTAAACAATACCCTGATTTATTTGCAGCGTGCCGTTTGGCAGGAAACGAATTAGAACGAACGCTGCAATTAACAATTCCAATCGATGAAATTGCCTACTTAACCATGCATACTTGCGTCGCCTCTGAAAGACTGAAGCGGCAAACACTTGTGTACCGGACAGTTATTATTTGCGGACACGGCATTACAAATGCCCGTTTAATCGAGGAAAGCTTGTACACGCGCTTTTCTTCCATTGAAGTATTAGGAACATTATCCCGTTATGAAGTCGATGTCATTCAAAAATTACAAGTTGACTTTGTCTTAACGACATTGCCCCTTTCCATCAAAGGCGTGCCTTGCTTGCAAGTGTCCCCGTTTTTTAAGGATGAGGACACAGCCTTAATTCAAACAACGATTGCACAAATAGCGAAATCGAAACAAAAGCAACGGCAAAAACATACAGCAACGAACGAAGATTTTTTCCGTTCGATCGTGGAAATTGCGAAAGCAAACAGCAAATCGTTCATGCTTAAACCGTTTATGGAAGAATTAACCTCTCTGTTTAAAAAACATCAGTTGCCAATTTACGAAGGAGTGATCCAGCCATTGTTAGCCGAGCTAATGAGCGAAGACCATATTGAACTAAATGTTCGCGCCGCCAATTGGCAAGAAGCCATTTATGCGGCCGCTAAGCCTTTAGAAAGAAGCGGCGCCATTACAAAAAATTACGCAGAAGCAATGATCGCCTCTGTGCAAGAATACGGGCCTTATATTGTCCTTGCTCCAGGAGTTGCGATTGCTCACGCCCGGCCAGAAGACGGCGTAAATGAGCTAAGTGTTAGTTTTATCCAGCTAGCAGAGCCCATTCCATTCGGCAATCCTGACAACGACCCGGTGTTTCTTGTGATATGCTTGGCCGCTTCTGACAGTTTTTCACACTTAAAAGCGTTTCGTTCCATTGTAAAGCTAATCAATGACGAACAACGATTAGACGCAATAAAAGCTGCTACCTCTAAGCAAACGTTAACAAAAATCGTTCTCAACGAAGAAGGGGAGAAAGCCTATGTCGACGGCCCGTAA
- a CDS encoding VOC family protein produces the protein MTQIFQRIDTVFVPTRDIEKAFKWYTDILGGVPGWKGDEGEYQSVKFGDTSITLFLTDEDVYFQPRRSAFNFYVADAESAYKHLKNNGVQVEELKEYGARYFAFYDLDGNCLEVCEY, from the coding sequence ATGACACAAATTTTCCAACGGATTGACACCGTTTTTGTGCCTACTCGCGATATCGAAAAAGCGTTTAAATGGTATACCGACATTTTAGGGGGAGTTCCAGGTTGGAAAGGAGACGAAGGGGAGTACCAATCGGTTAAGTTTGGCGATACATCGATTACGTTATTTCTTACTGACGAGGACGTTTATTTTCAGCCAAGACGCAGCGCCTTCAATTTCTATGTCGCCGATGCCGAAAGCGCGTATAAGCATTTAAAAAACAATGGCGTTCAAGTCGAAGAACTTAAAGAATATGGAGCACGTTATTTTGCCTTCTATGATTTGGATGGCAATTGTTTGGAAGTATGTGAGTATTAA
- a CDS encoding alpha/beta fold hydrolase — MRLLESILVVLAIAVFLWFVISKTKKQKMIVVGLAALYIVAVLHVMVEGPRWQMTFAYLVPFLLTIGVLFRKQGRAGNRLLRWGGYGLAAAYGLVMVATPLLLPVFSFEKPTGMYPVGTETFYLKDENREDAPTVADGRELMVQVWYPSESQQGKQAPYTKDVGPITKGLEQALSIPAWVLSHLRYVDTYATEGSQVSEKADTYPVIVFSHGMTGFRNQNTFQVEELASHGYVVIGIDHAFDAAATVYPDGRSVLLNENHLSGFEQLDAHMDIWVKDVSFVLDELEKWNRPGADGYFEGRLDLEKIGMFGHSYGGAAAAQMLARDSRVKVAVNMDGTLYGKEPPADGFDKPYLQMNGEKSIDRAVFDATLDQAVAQTGKSRASYEAFWDESQMRRETALYGGGYTMTIPHTSHMSFTDFHLFSPLLENKGEHIEEVHHLINDVSIAFFDEFLAGKAAGLVQEQAKKHPEIGLEAPFAP, encoded by the coding sequence TTGAGGTTATTGGAATCGATTCTCGTGGTGTTGGCAATCGCCGTATTTTTATGGTTCGTTATCAGTAAAACGAAGAAGCAGAAAATGATTGTTGTTGGATTAGCTGCCCTTTATATAGTGGCAGTGCTGCATGTGATGGTTGAAGGGCCGAGGTGGCAAATGACGTTCGCCTACTTGGTGCCGTTTTTGTTGACGATTGGAGTGTTGTTTAGAAAACAAGGCCGAGCGGGAAACCGTCTTTTGCGCTGGGGCGGGTATGGGCTTGCTGCTGCCTATGGGCTGGTGATGGTGGCAACCCCTTTGTTGTTGCCTGTCTTTTCATTTGAAAAGCCTACGGGCATGTACCCAGTTGGAACAGAAACATTTTATCTGAAAGATGAAAACAGAGAAGATGCACCTACTGTGGCAGACGGGCGAGAACTGATGGTACAAGTTTGGTATCCGAGCGAGAGCCAACAGGGAAAACAGGCTCCCTATACGAAAGACGTCGGACCGATTACGAAAGGATTGGAACAAGCACTGTCAATCCCTGCTTGGGTGTTAAGCCATCTTCGTTATGTTGATACTTACGCTACAGAAGGCAGCCAAGTTTCCGAAAAGGCCGATACGTATCCTGTGATTGTTTTCTCCCATGGCATGACAGGGTTTCGCAACCAAAATACATTTCAAGTTGAAGAGTTAGCAAGCCATGGCTATGTTGTCATAGGCATTGACCACGCCTTCGACGCTGCTGCGACAGTCTATCCAGATGGACGAAGTGTGTTGCTCAATGAAAACCACTTGTCTGGATTCGAACAGTTGGATGCCCATATGGACATTTGGGTAAAGGATGTGTCCTTTGTTTTAGATGAACTTGAAAAATGGAATCGGCCAGGCGCTGACGGCTATTTTGAAGGCAGGCTCGATTTAGAAAAAATCGGGATGTTTGGCCACTCTTATGGCGGGGCGGCAGCAGCGCAAATGCTTGCCCGCGACTCCAGAGTAAAAGTAGCTGTAAATATGGATGGGACGCTATACGGAAAAGAGCCTCCGGCAGATGGATTTGACAAGCCTTACTTGCAAATGAATGGCGAGAAAAGCATTGATAGAGCTGTTTTTGATGCAACTTTGGACCAAGCTGTGGCCCAAACCGGAAAGTCACGTGCTTCCTATGAAGCCTTTTGGGATGAAAGTCAAATGCGGCGGGAAACGGCGCTCTATGGCGGCGGTTATACGATGACCATTCCACACACATCCCATATGAGCTTTACAGACTTTCACTTGTTTTCGCCGTTGCTTGAAAATAAAGGAGAACATATTGAAGAAGTCCATCATCTTATCAATGACGTGAGCATTGCTTTTTTTGACGAGTTTTTAGCAGGGAAAGCAGCAGGGCTTGTGCAGGAACAAGCAAAGAAACATCCGGAAATTGGCCTTGAGGCCCCGTTTGCTCCTTGA
- a CDS encoding ABC transporter ATP-binding protein: MVVLEATNIRKQYGNKWNKQEVLKGLDLTIEKGEFVSIMGASGSGKTTFLNVLSSIDQVTSGTIIIDGKDITTMKERELAWFRQRHLGFVFQEYHLLETLTVKENILLPLSVMGAGKKEADEAFRSVATELGIYELKDKYPNELSGGQKQRTSAARAFIHQPSMIFADEPTGALDSKSATDLLNKLTEFNQKYQATILMVTHDAAAASFSSRVVFIKDGQMYTEVMQQGRTREDHYEEIMKTQAILGGIKA, translated from the coding sequence ATGGTTGTACTTGAAGCAACAAATATTCGCAAACAATACGGAAACAAATGGAATAAGCAGGAAGTGTTAAAAGGACTTGACTTAACGATTGAAAAGGGCGAGTTTGTTAGCATTATGGGGGCGTCGGGCTCAGGGAAGACAACGTTTTTGAATGTACTGTCGTCAATTGACCAAGTGACAAGCGGAACGATCATTATAGATGGGAAAGACATTACCACTATGAAAGAGCGGGAACTTGCTTGGTTTCGCCAACGGCATTTAGGGTTTGTTTTCCAAGAATACCACTTGCTTGAGACGCTTACCGTCAAAGAGAATATCCTGTTGCCATTGTCGGTTATGGGGGCAGGCAAAAAAGAAGCAGACGAAGCGTTTCGGTCTGTTGCGACAGAATTAGGCATTTACGAATTAAAAGACAAGTACCCTAATGAGCTGTCCGGTGGTCAGAAACAACGAACTTCAGCAGCCCGGGCATTTATTCACCAACCAAGTATGATTTTTGCCGATGAACCGACGGGGGCGCTCGATTCTAAATCGGCAACGGACTTGCTTAATAAACTCACTGAATTTAATCAAAAATACCAAGCAACGATTTTAATGGTGACGCATGATGCAGCAGCAGCCAGTTTTAGCAGCCGTGTCGTCTTTATTAAAGATGGGCAAATGTATACAGAAGTCATGCAGCAAGGCCGGACGAGAGAAGACCATTACGAAGAAATTATGAAAACCCAGGCCATTCTTGGGGGGATCAAGGCATGA
- a CDS encoding ABC transporter permease, protein MNTGQLIMRNLRKNSKTYGLYIFSLTFSAALYFAFVTLQYDPALDEAAASVKGAAAIRSASVLLVAIIAIFLLYANRLFLKRRSKEIGLFQLVGMRKGRIFGLLSGENVLVYFGALAVGVFIGFYLSKLAMVSLYSIIGVETAAKLHFSGAALTQTLLVFAAIYVLMMAFTYVYIRKQTILSLFQIKAKTETITQGFRAFEIAVGILGIVLIGFGYWLSSKLFEGQFVTQSELFLAMTTILAACIIGTLLFYKGTVSFVAKVIRRKKDGYLNIREVMSLSSLMFRMKSNAVLLTVITTVSALAIGLLSLSYITYYSAEKSAQQWVPTDFAFVSGEDAEAFKIKLDHIGVDYQERTTEFIQGNVNIEEIIASSTEMMTGTVEEMAITSAAYMTDVHVSTDEAVLTGYNDLLQRFVTFKEEGDIAIELGEETISQQYRGLKKEFVIPYFYPSSGMPTVVVNEETFASLKKQQEAEKSYGIDIVEESAVVEANTAYQEMDFHEQSESQWAMATNQKAHMGLYMFIVAFLGLTFLITSGCILYFKQVDETEGEKHNYTILRKLGFNRRQLEKGSYAKQLFAFGIPLLLGLSHSYFAVQSGWFFFGGELWTPMLLVMAVYTALYSIFALLSVWHTKKVIKEAL, encoded by the coding sequence ATGAATACAGGCCAACTGATCATGCGCAATTTGCGGAAAAACAGCAAAACGTACGGATTGTACATTTTCTCATTAACTTTTAGTGCGGCACTCTATTTTGCCTTTGTTACGTTGCAATATGATCCAGCTCTTGACGAGGCGGCTGCATCGGTAAAAGGCGCTGCTGCCATTCGGTCCGCATCGGTCTTGCTTGTTGCAATCATTGCGATCTTTTTGCTCTATGCCAATCGTTTGTTTTTAAAAAGGAGAAGCAAGGAAATCGGCTTGTTTCAGTTGGTTGGCATGCGGAAAGGCCGAATTTTTGGGTTGCTGTCAGGGGAAAATGTGCTCGTTTACTTTGGCGCGCTAGCTGTCGGCGTTTTCATTGGCTTTTATTTGTCAAAGCTGGCAATGGTAAGCCTGTACAGCATTATTGGTGTCGAAACGGCTGCGAAACTGCATTTCTCAGGCGCTGCTCTTACCCAGACGCTGCTTGTCTTTGCGGCTATTTACGTTCTAATGATGGCATTCACGTATGTCTATATCCGCAAGCAAACGATTTTGTCCTTGTTCCAAATTAAAGCAAAAACAGAAACGATCACACAAGGATTTCGTGCATTTGAGATCGCGGTTGGCATACTTGGCATTGTGTTGATTGGATTTGGCTACTGGTTATCCTCTAAATTGTTTGAAGGACAATTCGTCACACAGAGTGAGTTGTTTCTAGCGATGACGACGATTTTGGCTGCCTGCATTATCGGCACATTGTTGTTCTATAAAGGAACGGTCAGCTTTGTTGCGAAAGTGATTCGCCGCAAAAAAGATGGCTATTTGAACATTCGCGAAGTGATGTCCTTGTCGTCGCTCATGTTTCGAATGAAATCAAACGCAGTGTTGCTAACTGTGATTACAACCGTATCGGCACTAGCGATTGGACTGCTGTCATTAAGTTATATTACCTATTATTCAGCAGAAAAATCGGCACAACAATGGGTGCCGACTGACTTTGCTTTTGTGAGCGGCGAAGATGCAGAAGCGTTTAAAATCAAACTTGACCATATCGGAGTTGACTATCAAGAACGTACGACTGAATTTATACAAGGCAATGTCAACATAGAAGAAATCATTGCTTCATCGACGGAAATGATGACCGGGACAGTGGAAGAAATGGCGATCACAAGCGCTGCCTATATGACAGATGTCCATGTGTCCACTGACGAAGCAGTATTAACTGGCTACAATGACTTGTTACAGCGGTTTGTCACGTTTAAAGAGGAAGGCGACATTGCGATCGAACTTGGGGAAGAGACTATCAGCCAACAATATCGTGGCTTAAAGAAAGAATTTGTTATCCCTTATTTTTACCCAAGCAGCGGAATGCCGACTGTTGTTGTCAATGAAGAAACGTTTGCTTCACTGAAAAAGCAACAAGAAGCAGAGAAATCTTATGGCATTGATATTGTAGAAGAATCAGCAGTAGTTGAGGCGAATACAGCTTATCAAGAAATGGATTTTCATGAACAAAGCGAGTCACAATGGGCGATGGCGACAAACCAAAAAGCCCATATGGGTTTATACATGTTCATTGTCGCTTTCTTAGGGCTGACGTTTTTAATTACGTCAGGCTGTATTCTTTATTTTAAGCAAGTGGATGAAACAGAAGGCGAAAAGCACAATTATACGATTTTACGCAAGCTCGGCTTTAATCGACGCCAGCTAGAAAAAGGCAGCTACGCCAAACAATTATTTGCGTTCGGCATTCCACTCCTTTTAGGCTTGTCCCATAGCTATTTTGCTGTACAATCAGGCTGGTTCTTTTTTGGCGGTGAATTGTGGACGCCGATGCTGCTAGTCATGGCTGTTTATACAGCTCTCTATTCGATCTTTGCTTTATTGTCTGTATGGCATACGAAAAAAGTCATAAAGGAGGCGCTATAG
- a CDS encoding Ger(x)C family spore germination protein yields the protein MKAIRAILILLLLTGCWDQRLVKDINLIYSQALDQTHDGKIETTIVTIGGGTQNRTGAGPDVSTTPAIISGVGTTPRDSRIQLDRKVSGELFASKNRVTLLSRGLAEQNIYSMLDVHYRSPVSTTNARIGVVNGPAKDALHVKTAETPLISNYLGDLLNGLENTGHIPTTSLEDILSLLFDKGTDFVLPLLQVIDHHNIELHGVALFNQNKMSGELNADQTLRLLLLDQKQDKEPRLNIKVSDDYAIKANNYATVDVEDRQSRMKLTKNSAGQFQVSFDVELTLNVIEYPKDTLYIQENVDELNKRITAQLTKESEEVIQIIQAANCDYYGIGKHMRAFYYHDWQNTNWKELYPQIPISVNLNTKILYHGIVN from the coding sequence GTGAAAGCGATCCGAGCAATCCTTATACTTTTGCTGTTAACAGGCTGTTGGGACCAGCGCCTTGTCAAAGATATTAATTTAATTTATAGCCAAGCGCTCGACCAAACACATGACGGAAAAATTGAAACGACGATTGTCACAATTGGAGGCGGCACACAAAACCGGACTGGAGCAGGACCCGACGTGTCGACGACGCCCGCAATTATCTCAGGCGTTGGCACGACTCCACGGGACAGCCGCATCCAATTAGACAGGAAAGTCTCAGGCGAGTTGTTTGCCTCGAAAAACCGAGTCACATTGTTAAGCAGAGGGCTGGCTGAACAAAATATTTACTCGATGCTTGATGTGCACTACCGCTCGCCTGTCAGCACGACCAATGCACGCATTGGCGTTGTCAATGGGCCAGCTAAAGATGCCCTCCATGTAAAAACGGCAGAAACACCGCTTATTAGCAATTACTTAGGGGACTTGCTCAATGGCTTAGAAAATACAGGGCATATTCCAACAACTTCATTAGAAGATATTCTTTCCTTACTGTTTGATAAAGGAACCGATTTCGTTTTGCCTCTTCTTCAAGTAATCGACCACCATAATATTGAGTTACATGGGGTAGCCTTGTTTAACCAAAACAAAATGTCAGGTGAATTAAACGCAGACCAAACATTGCGCTTGTTGTTATTAGATCAAAAACAAGACAAGGAGCCGCGCTTAAATATAAAAGTAAGCGACGACTATGCGATTAAAGCAAACAACTATGCAACTGTTGATGTAGAAGACCGCCAGTCGCGCATGAAGCTAACGAAAAATAGCGCGGGCCAATTCCAAGTCAGTTTCGATGTGGAATTGACTTTAAATGTCATTGAATACCCGAAAGACACCCTTTACATCCAAGAGAACGTCGATGAATTGAATAAACGCATTACCGCGCAATTGACAAAGGAGAGCGAAGAAGTGATCCAAATCATTCAAGCAGCAAACTGTGATTATTACGGGATTGGCAAGCATATGCGTGCTTTTTATTATCATGATTGGCAAAACACCAATTGGAAAGAATTATATCCGCAAATACCGATTTCGGTTAACCTTAACACGAAAATCCTTTACCATGGCATTGTCAATTAA